Proteins encoded in a region of the Altererythrobacter ishigakiensis genome:
- a CDS encoding 2Fe-2S iron-sulfur cluster-binding protein translates to MKLRFTDSQGNVTEGEGEVGQSLLEVGQALGMPLEGTCEGQMACSTCHVVVDAEWFDKLPEASEEEEDMLDFAAGVRRTSRLSCQIDLTEELDGLSVTVPAEAHDMRRM, encoded by the coding sequence ATCAAACTGCGTTTCACCGATAGCCAGGGCAATGTGACCGAGGGCGAAGGCGAAGTGGGCCAGTCTTTGCTTGAAGTCGGTCAAGCGCTGGGCATGCCACTGGAGGGCACATGCGAGGGCCAGATGGCCTGCTCAACCTGCCATGTCGTGGTTGATGCCGAATGGTTCGATAAGCTGCCGGAGGCAAGCGAAGAAGAGGAAGACATGCTCGATTTCGCCGCCGGGGTGCGCCGCACAAGCCGCCTTTCCTGTCAGATCGATCTGACTGAAGAGCTCGACGGCCTCAGCGTCACCGTTCCCGCCGAAGCGCATGATATGCGCCGGATGTAA
- the parC gene encoding DNA topoisomerase IV subunit A, whose protein sequence is MADVTEIPDSDPFDAIVDAPFDSALEERYLVYALSTITARSLPDLRDGLKPVHRRLLWAMRQLKLDPNSAFKKSARVVGDVIGKYHPHGDASVYDAMVRLAQDFALRYPLVEGQGNFGNIDGDNAAAYRYTEARLTKTALQLMAGLDEGTVDFIPTYNGEEQEPEIFPGLFPNLLANGASGIAVGMATNIPSHNVAEVIDATLELIDNPHVEHSRLMELFQGPDFATGGQIIDSHEVISHAYETGRGSFRVRGVFHAAEAEKAEDREAGIERLGGGQWQLVISEIPYQVQKGKLIEQIAQAIADKKLPILDDVRDESDEQIRIVLVPRSRNVDPELLKESVFKLTDLETRFGLNLNVLDANRTPMVMGLKELLQNWVASQIEILQRRSQHRLDQIARRLELVEGYIIAFLNLDRVIEIIRYEDDPKAVMMEEFKLTDRQAEAILNMRLRSLRKLEEMQLRDEKDKLLEEQDELEKLLGSPARQRTRLKRDLKALQKEYGLDTDLGARRTKIEETEPAVEFSMDAMIEKEPVTVILSKKGWIRAAKGHVPLDQEFKYKEGDELAFIVHAQTTDKILIAAENGRFYTLGVDKLPGARGFGEPVQSMVDLEAETGIAGMLVHRPKGRLLLASSIGKGFVAEEAELLAETRKGRQVVNLKGDARLQVMREIPEGHDHVACVGENRKLVVFNLEEMPVMARGQGVMLQRYRDGGLSDATTFVLADGLSWQMGGKGDRTRTENEIWQWKVARGAAGRLPPQGFPKDNRFGMLPDKIEKEA, encoded by the coding sequence ATGGCTGACGTTACTGAAATTCCCGATTCCGATCCGTTCGATGCGATTGTCGACGCACCGTTCGATTCCGCGCTGGAAGAGCGCTATCTGGTCTATGCTCTGTCGACGATCACCGCGCGCTCGTTGCCCGATCTGCGCGACGGGTTGAAGCCCGTCCACCGCCGCTTGCTGTGGGCGATGCGGCAGTTGAAGCTTGATCCCAATTCCGCCTTCAAGAAGTCCGCCCGCGTCGTGGGTGACGTGATCGGTAAATACCACCCGCATGGCGATGCCAGTGTTTATGACGCGATGGTGCGTCTGGCTCAGGATTTTGCCCTGCGTTATCCGCTGGTCGAGGGGCAGGGGAACTTCGGCAATATCGATGGCGATAATGCCGCCGCCTATCGCTACACCGAAGCGCGCCTGACCAAGACGGCGCTGCAGCTGATGGCGGGGCTGGATGAAGGCACCGTCGATTTCATCCCGACCTATAACGGTGAGGAACAGGAGCCGGAGATTTTTCCCGGCCTGTTCCCCAATCTGCTCGCCAATGGTGCCAGCGGGATCGCCGTGGGCATGGCGACCAATATTCCCTCACACAATGTCGCGGAAGTGATCGACGCCACGTTGGAGCTGATCGACAATCCGCATGTCGAACATTCGCGGTTGATGGAGCTGTTCCAGGGGCCGGATTTCGCCACTGGCGGACAGATCATCGACAGCCATGAGGTTATCTCGCACGCCTATGAGACAGGGCGCGGATCATTCCGTGTGCGCGGCGTTTTCCATGCGGCAGAGGCTGAAAAGGCGGAAGACAGGGAAGCAGGGATTGAGCGGCTGGGCGGTGGCCAATGGCAGCTCGTTATCTCCGAAATCCCTTATCAGGTTCAGAAGGGCAAACTGATCGAACAGATCGCGCAGGCGATCGCTGACAAGAAGCTGCCGATCCTCGACGATGTACGCGACGAGTCTGACGAACAAATCCGCATTGTGCTGGTCCCGCGCAGCCGCAATGTTGATCCGGAACTTCTCAAGGAGTCAGTCTTCAAACTGACCGATCTTGAGACCCGCTTTGGCCTAAATTTGAATGTCCTCGACGCCAATCGCACGCCGATGGTCATGGGACTGAAGGAACTGTTGCAGAACTGGGTCGCGAGCCAGATCGAGATACTTCAGCGCCGCAGCCAGCACCGGCTAGACCAGATCGCGCGGCGGCTGGAACTGGTTGAAGGATACATCATCGCTTTCCTCAACCTCGACCGCGTGATCGAGATCATCCGTTACGAGGATGATCCGAAGGCAGTCATGATGGAGGAGTTCAAACTGACCGACCGTCAGGCCGAAGCGATCCTGAACATGCGTCTGCGCTCACTTCGCAAGCTCGAAGAAATGCAGCTGCGCGATGAGAAGGACAAGCTGCTTGAAGAACAGGATGAGCTCGAAAAGCTGCTCGGTTCGCCCGCGCGCCAGCGCACCCGGTTGAAGCGTGATCTGAAGGCGCTGCAGAAGGAATACGGCCTCGATACGGACTTGGGCGCGCGCCGCACCAAGATCGAAGAGACTGAGCCAGCTGTCGAATTCAGCATGGATGCGATGATCGAGAAAGAGCCGGTCACCGTAATCCTGTCCAAGAAGGGCTGGATTCGCGCGGCCAAAGGGCACGTCCCGCTGGATCAGGAATTTAAGTACAAGGAAGGCGATGAGCTTGCCTTCATCGTCCACGCGCAAACCACTGACAAAATCCTGATCGCAGCGGAGAATGGACGCTTCTACACGCTGGGCGTGGACAAATTGCCCGGCGCGAGGGGATTTGGTGAGCCTGTGCAGTCGATGGTCGATCTGGAAGCGGAGACCGGCATTGCCGGGATGCTGGTGCATCGTCCGAAAGGGCGGCTGCTTCTCGCGTCCAGTATTGGCAAGGGGTTTGTCGCCGAAGAGGCGGAACTGCTCGCCGAGACGCGCAAGGGGCGCCAGGTGGTAAACCTGAAGGGTGATGCGCGGCTGCAGGTCATGCGCGAGATTCCAGAAGGGCATGATCACGTCGCGTGCGTCGGCGAAAACCGCAAGCTGGTCGTATTCAACCTTGAGGAAATGCCGGTCATGGCGCGCGGACAGGGCGTTATGCTGCAGCGATATCGCGATGGGGGATTGTCCGATGCGACCACCTTTGTGCTTGCCGATGGGCTTAGCTGGCAGATGGGTGGGAAGGGTGACCGCACCCGCACTGAAAACGAAATATGGCAGTGGAAGGTTGCGCGCGGCGCGGCTGGGCGCTTGCCGCCGCAGGGTTTCCCGAAGGACAATCGCTTCGGCATGCTGCCAGACAAGATCGAAAAAGAAGCCTGA
- a CDS encoding alpha/beta hydrolase translates to MPSVIFPGPEGRLEGRFSPPPRPRAPVAMILHPHPEGGGTMNDRIVQRMYKTFVDRGFATLRFNFRGVGRSQGSFDNGIGELSDAASALDWVQSIHPEAQTTWVAGYSFGALIGMQLLMRRPEVRGFISVAPPANMYDFSFLAPCPASGIFIQGAADTVVQPSAVQKLVDKLRTQKHITIHHEEIPRANHFFENELEDLMASVDNYLDFRLDPDCPIK, encoded by the coding sequence ATGCCATCAGTCATCTTTCCCGGCCCAGAGGGTCGCCTTGAAGGTCGTTTTTCTCCGCCGCCGCGTCCGCGCGCGCCGGTTGCCATGATCCTGCATCCGCATCCCGAAGGCGGCGGCACGATGAATGATCGCATCGTCCAACGGATGTACAAGACCTTCGTCGATCGCGGCTTTGCTACACTGCGTTTCAACTTTCGCGGCGTCGGCCGCAGCCAGGGCAGCTTCGACAATGGTATCGGCGAGCTGTCCGACGCGGCATCGGCATTGGACTGGGTCCAGTCAATCCACCCTGAAGCACAGACCACTTGGGTCGCCGGATACAGCTTTGGCGCGCTAATCGGCATGCAGCTCTTGATGCGCCGCCCGGAAGTGCGCGGCTTCATCTCGGTCGCGCCGCCAGCCAACATGTATGACTTCAGCTTCCTCGCACCCTGCCCAGCCAGCGGCATCTTCATTCAGGGCGCTGCGGATACAGTGGTGCAACCTTCCGCTGTCCAGAAGCTGGTCGACAAGCTGCGCACGCAAAAGCACATCACAATTCATCATGAAGAGATCCCACGTGCGAACCACTTCTTCGAAAACGAACTCGAAGATCTGATGGCGTCAGTGGACAATTATCTCGACTTCCGACTCGACCCCGATTGTCCGATTAAGTGA
- a CDS encoding cysteine desulfurase family protein, protein MDEGFRIWANPSSPHAEGRKAKAALEDARERIKCALGLGQGAKNYELIFTSGASEALWIALNRAKATRRIVSAVEHDAVFRVALDAEQFSDESTFDANCILAIQHVNSETGVINPVDQMVETVREIGALVLSDCAQSAGKLALPDADMLVVSAHKFGGPIGIGALLVRDYNLLEPIGGHERGYRQGTENMPAALGMAAALEAGEWGTTPADRAEFAHCLGEDVLRFGDQNDYIFAVKHSSMSAQALLIRLDAMGCAVSAGSACSSGTLKKSRVLDAFGVSDEVAARTIRVSIGWNTTPEDLDRFADAWSSLK, encoded by the coding sequence ATGGATGAGGGATTTCGCATTTGGGCAAACCCGTCATCTCCGCATGCTGAAGGGCGCAAAGCAAAGGCTGCGCTGGAAGACGCGCGCGAGCGGATCAAGTGCGCGCTCGGGTTGGGCCAAGGAGCAAAAAACTACGAACTGATCTTCACCAGCGGCGCGAGTGAGGCGCTGTGGATCGCGCTCAACCGCGCGAAGGCAACCCGTCGGATCGTCAGCGCGGTTGAACACGACGCTGTGTTCCGCGTAGCGCTGGATGCGGAGCAGTTTTCAGACGAGAGCACATTTGACGCGAACTGCATCCTAGCGATCCAGCATGTGAACTCGGAAACGGGCGTGATCAATCCGGTGGATCAAATGGTCGAGACAGTCCGAGAGATCGGGGCATTGGTGCTGTCCGATTGCGCACAAAGTGCGGGCAAACTCGCGCTTCCAGATGCTGATATGCTTGTCGTTTCTGCCCACAAGTTTGGAGGGCCGATTGGTATCGGTGCGCTGTTGGTCCGGGATTACAATTTGCTGGAGCCCATCGGCGGGCATGAGCGCGGATATCGGCAGGGTACTGAAAACATGCCTGCAGCATTGGGAATGGCTGCGGCGCTCGAAGCGGGCGAGTGGGGAACAACGCCTGCCGATCGGGCAGAGTTTGCGCATTGCCTCGGAGAGGACGTACTGCGTTTTGGCGACCAGAACGACTACATCTTCGCGGTGAAGCATTCGTCTATGTCTGCTCAGGCGCTGCTTATCCGCCTCGATGCGATGGGTTGTGCGGTATCCGCTGGAAGCGCTTGTTCATCCGGCACGCTCAAGAAAAGCCGTGTGCTCGACGCATTTGGTGTGTCAGATGAAGTGGCTGCGCGGACGATCCGGGTCAGCATCGGCTGGAACACGACGCCGGAGGATTTGGACAGGTTTGCCGACGCCTGGAGTTCGCTCAAATGA
- a CDS encoding energy transducer TonB yields the protein MAFADQKSLKERSAGLVGAIVLPAALGAIFISGLAVKDIIIPPEQKAFEGRNIEIDLPPPPPDEVKPETPVDNPISQIVTPDPVIDIPTNVKLSNTVIELPPIDAGLSRIVLPEIDKGPSLGAIKPAVATPRNNPGSWVTTSDYRTVWINREWTGVARFELQVSARGRVTDCRITRSTGHEALDQATCNLIAKRARFNPAKDPTGQSVSSTYSSAISWELPE from the coding sequence ATGGCATTTGCAGATCAAAAGAGCTTGAAGGAACGCAGCGCAGGCTTAGTCGGCGCGATTGTCCTGCCCGCCGCTTTAGGTGCAATCTTCATCTCAGGATTAGCGGTCAAAGACATCATCATTCCGCCCGAGCAAAAAGCCTTTGAAGGACGGAATATAGAGATCGACCTTCCACCCCCGCCACCTGACGAGGTCAAACCAGAAACGCCCGTCGACAATCCGATCTCGCAGATCGTCACGCCTGATCCGGTGATAGATATTCCTACTAATGTAAAGCTATCAAACACAGTCATCGAGTTGCCACCTATCGACGCGGGATTGTCACGAATTGTCCTGCCAGAAATTGACAAAGGTCCGTCGCTGGGCGCGATCAAGCCAGCAGTGGCAACACCACGCAACAATCCCGGCAGTTGGGTCACAACCAGCGACTATAGAACCGTATGGATCAATCGCGAATGGACAGGCGTCGCGCGGTTCGAACTACAAGTGAGTGCGCGAGGGAGGGTCACAGATTGCCGGATTACCCGATCTACCGGACACGAAGCACTCGATCAGGCGACATGCAACCTGATCGCCAAGCGCGCACGCTTCAATCCAGCCAAAGATCCAACCGGCCAGTCCGTCAGCAGCACGTATTCAAGCGCGATCTCATGGGAATTGCCGGAATAG
- a CDS encoding copper-transporting P-type ATPase, whose amino-acid sequence MSTNSDHSGSGHHNHACHHGEHLAGDGEPPRDGQYDHVPSDHAGAVYTCPMHPNVRQTQPGSCPICGMALELESAAYAEEGPNPELVDFTRRFWIGAVLTLPVLLIAMGPMIGLGVIREAIGQGRAQWMELVLATPVVLWCGWPFVERGWKSFASWNLNMFSLIAMGVVASWLFSVAAVFAPDVFPVGFRDMHGHVPVYFEAAAVIVVLVLLGQVMELRAREGTGKAIRALLDLGAKTARIIREDGSEEEIPLEDIQVGDRLRVRPGEKVPVDGEVIEGRSSVDESMITGEPVPVEKTRGDPATGATINGTGSLVIEAQRVGADTMLSQIVQMVAKAQRSRAPIQKYADKVAGWFVPAVIGGAVIAFVCWAILGPDPALSYALIAAVSVLIIACPCALGLATPMSIMTATGRGAQSGVLIKNAEALERFETIDTLIVDKTGTLTEGKPRLVAVMPEEGRTEDELLRVAATLERGSEHPLAEAIVSGAQDRDLPLSDTVEFEAVTGKGVKGVVEGRQVVLGNAALMEDLGLEPGGLAEVAGERRDEGETVMFVAIGDALAGMVSVADPIKETTPDALAALHKLGFRIIMATGDHERSARAIAKRLGIDEVRADVLPEDKARIIRDLQQQGSKVAMAGDGVNDAPALAQADVGIAMGTGADVAIESAGITLVRGNLDGIVRARKLTLATMRNIRQNLFFALFYNALGVPVAAGILYPVMGILISPMFAAFAMSASSISVVTNSLRLRSVDI is encoded by the coding sequence ATGAGCACAAACTCCGATCATAGCGGGTCAGGCCATCACAACCATGCCTGTCACCATGGCGAACACCTTGCCGGGGATGGAGAGCCTCCTCGCGACGGCCAATACGACCATGTTCCTTCGGACCATGCGGGAGCCGTCTACACCTGTCCAATGCATCCCAACGTGCGACAGACGCAGCCCGGTTCATGCCCAATCTGCGGGATGGCTCTCGAACTGGAATCGGCAGCCTATGCTGAAGAAGGTCCGAACCCGGAATTAGTTGATTTCACCCGCCGGTTCTGGATTGGCGCAGTCCTAACCTTGCCTGTCTTGCTGATCGCCATGGGGCCGATGATCGGCCTGGGCGTGATCCGCGAAGCAATCGGTCAAGGGCGGGCACAATGGATGGAATTGGTCTTGGCCACGCCGGTGGTGCTGTGGTGTGGCTGGCCGTTCGTCGAGAGAGGCTGGAAATCCTTCGCATCGTGGAACCTCAATATGTTCTCGCTGATCGCAATGGGCGTTGTGGCCTCATGGCTGTTCAGCGTAGCGGCGGTTTTCGCGCCTGATGTTTTCCCGGTAGGCTTCCGCGACATGCACGGACATGTTCCGGTCTATTTCGAAGCGGCGGCTGTAATCGTTGTGCTTGTGCTGCTTGGGCAGGTGATGGAACTTCGGGCGCGCGAGGGGACTGGCAAGGCGATCCGGGCACTGCTCGATCTTGGTGCCAAGACTGCGCGCATCATCCGCGAGGATGGCAGTGAGGAAGAGATTCCGCTTGAAGATATACAGGTCGGCGATCGGTTGCGCGTGCGGCCGGGAGAAAAGGTGCCGGTCGACGGAGAAGTGATCGAGGGCCGTTCATCGGTCGATGAAAGCATGATCACCGGCGAACCAGTTCCCGTCGAGAAAACCAGAGGCGATCCGGCTACTGGTGCAACAATCAACGGCACGGGAAGCCTTGTCATCGAAGCACAGCGGGTCGGCGCGGACACGATGCTAAGCCAGATTGTCCAAATGGTCGCAAAGGCGCAGCGATCGCGCGCTCCCATTCAGAAATACGCCGACAAGGTAGCCGGATGGTTTGTTCCTGCAGTGATCGGGGGCGCTGTTATTGCCTTTGTTTGCTGGGCAATTCTCGGACCAGATCCCGCGCTGTCCTATGCGCTTATAGCGGCTGTTTCCGTACTGATCATTGCGTGTCCTTGTGCCCTGGGGCTCGCGACACCCATGTCGATCATGACTGCGACAGGAAGGGGTGCACAGTCAGGCGTACTCATCAAGAATGCCGAGGCGCTTGAACGCTTTGAGACGATAGATACGTTGATCGTCGACAAGACCGGAACCTTGACGGAAGGCAAGCCGCGCCTTGTTGCAGTCATGCCCGAAGAAGGTCGTACTGAAGATGAGTTGCTGCGGGTTGCTGCGACGCTGGAGCGCGGTTCGGAACACCCGCTTGCCGAAGCCATCGTGAGCGGCGCACAAGATCGCGACTTGCCGCTATCAGACACAGTAGAATTCGAGGCAGTGACCGGCAAAGGCGTAAAGGGCGTGGTCGAAGGGCGGCAAGTGGTACTCGGCAATGCAGCACTGATGGAGGACTTAGGCCTCGAACCTGGAGGGCTGGCAGAGGTAGCCGGAGAGCGCCGAGATGAAGGCGAAACAGTCATGTTTGTGGCCATCGGCGATGCGCTGGCGGGAATGGTCAGCGTCGCGGATCCGATAAAGGAGACGACCCCTGATGCTTTGGCGGCGCTGCACAAGCTGGGCTTCCGCATCATTATGGCCACCGGCGATCATGAACGCTCTGCGCGAGCGATTGCAAAGCGCCTCGGTATTGATGAGGTGCGCGCAGATGTGTTGCCGGAAGACAAGGCGCGCATAATTCGCGATTTGCAGCAGCAAGGAAGCAAGGTTGCCATGGCGGGTGATGGCGTGAATGACGCACCTGCTCTAGCGCAGGCTGATGTTGGCATTGCCATGGGAACAGGTGCGGATGTTGCGATAGAAAGCGCTGGAATCACTCTGGTCAGGGGCAATCTCGATGGCATCGTTCGGGCACGGAAACTCACGCTGGCAACGATGCGCAATATTCGCCAGAATCTGTTCTTTGCCCTCTTCTACAATGCGCTTGGCGTGCCAGTGGCGGCGGGTATTCTCTACCCTGTGATGGGTATCCTGATCAGCCCAATGTTTGCTGCTTTTGCGATGAGCGCGTCCTCAATCTCGGTTGTGACCAATTCTCTTCGGCTAAGGAGCGTAGATATTTGA
- a CDS encoding cysteine desulfurase family protein, with translation MIYLDYQATTPLAPEARDAMLRWLDGPDGTGFGNPHSAHRMGRMAAAAIEAARDKIAALFPPGGKVIFTGGATEAINLAIRGSGNGGTVSYSAIEHSAVGDTAKAAGKSHILNVGHDGQCNANQDLPADTRLVAVMQVNNEIGVIQPTVEWHRRAKEANALYLCDAVQAYGKMQVTSADMIAVSAHKFHGPKGIGSLWVRDGVELTEIQTGGGQEHDLRSGTLSPALIAGFGAAAELASERMAEDAAHVEALWNRARELFADWTLNGSAEARWHGNLNIRRDGLDVARVMSDVRDVMFSAGSACASGSGRPSHVLKAIGLSDAEAKSSIRLGFGRYTTLEEIEIAANKINAAAKEQGL, from the coding sequence ATGATCTACTTGGATTATCAAGCGACCACCCCCCTCGCGCCTGAAGCGCGCGACGCGATGCTGCGTTGGCTCGACGGGCCGGATGGCACTGGCTTCGGCAATCCACACAGCGCGCACCGCATGGGCCGTATGGCGGCAGCCGCGATCGAAGCCGCACGGGACAAGATTGCCGCGCTGTTTCCTCCGGGCGGCAAAGTGATCTTCACCGGCGGCGCAACCGAAGCGATAAACCTCGCGATCCGCGGCTCAGGTAATGGCGGCACCGTATCCTATTCCGCGATTGAGCACTCGGCAGTCGGGGATACGGCCAAAGCGGCTGGCAAATCGCACATCCTCAATGTCGGCCATGACGGCCAGTGCAACGCCAATCAGGACTTGCCAGCAGACACGCGGTTGGTTGCGGTGATGCAGGTCAACAATGAGATCGGCGTGATCCAGCCAACGGTGGAATGGCACCGCAGGGCCAAGGAGGCGAACGCACTCTATCTGTGCGATGCGGTGCAAGCTTACGGCAAGATGCAAGTCACCTCTGCGGACATGATCGCTGTCAGTGCACACAAGTTCCACGGCCCCAAAGGGATTGGCTCGCTGTGGGTGCGCGACGGGGTTGAACTCACTGAGATACAAACGGGCGGGGGGCAGGAGCATGATTTGCGCTCTGGCACCTTGTCGCCCGCGCTGATCGCAGGTTTCGGCGCAGCAGCCGAGCTCGCGTCAGAACGCATGGCAGAAGATGCGGCACATGTGGAAGCGCTGTGGAACCGTGCGCGCGAGTTGTTCGCCGACTGGACACTTAACGGCAGTGCAGAGGCGCGCTGGCACGGCAATCTCAATATCCGCCGCGACGGGCTGGATGTTGCCCGGGTGATGTCAGACGTGCGCGATGTTATGTTTAGCGCGGGTTCTGCGTGCGCCAGCGGTTCTGGCCGGCCCAGCCACGTATTGAAAGCTATCGGACTTTCGGACGCCGAAGCGAAATCCTCTATCCGGCTAGGTTTCGGGCGCTATACAACGCTCGAAGAGATTGAAATCGCAGCGAATAAGATCAACGCTGCTGCGAAGGAGCAAGGACTTTGA
- a CDS encoding pyrophosphate--fructose-6-phosphate 1-phosphotransferase, whose protein sequence is MTKTVAMLTAGGLAPCLSSAVGGLIERYTEVARDHRIIAYRNGYAGLLKGEYVEVSDKVRETAGRLHAFGGSPIGNSRVKLTNVADCEKRGLVKPGQNPLQVAAEQLTRDGVDILHTIGGDDTNTAAADLAAYLCDNGYPLTVVGLPKTIDNDVIPIKQSLGAWTAAEQGAVYARNIIAEHSANPRMLIIHEVMGRHCGWLTAATADAHHRWVKSAPFAEWPENAAARWDVHGVFVPERPFDIAAEAKRLRATMDAQDGVNLFISEGAGVAEIVAAMEAAGEEVPRDPFGHVKLDKINPGQWFGERFAEEIGAEKVLVQKSGYFSRSAPANAVDLELIKACTDYAVEAALRGEPGVIGQDEERGDEMRAIEFERIKGGKTFDTTLPWFAELLRDLGQD, encoded by the coding sequence ATGACCAAAACCGTTGCCATGTTGACCGCTGGCGGGCTGGCGCCGTGTCTTTCCTCTGCCGTCGGCGGTTTGATCGAGCGCTACACCGAGGTGGCGCGTGATCACCGCATCATCGCGTACCGCAATGGCTATGCTGGCCTGCTGAAGGGCGAATATGTCGAAGTGAGCGACAAGGTTCGCGAGACGGCGGGGCGATTGCACGCATTTGGCGGCAGCCCGATTGGCAACAGCCGGGTCAAGCTGACCAATGTTGCCGATTGCGAGAAGCGCGGCCTGGTGAAACCGGGACAGAACCCGCTGCAGGTTGCGGCTGAGCAGTTGACCCGCGATGGCGTCGATATCCTGCACACGATTGGCGGGGATGACACCAATACGGCGGCGGCGGATTTGGCCGCTTACTTATGCGACAATGGATATCCGCTAACGGTGGTGGGCCTGCCCAAGACAATCGACAATGACGTGATCCCGATCAAACAGTCATTGGGCGCGTGGACGGCGGCAGAGCAGGGCGCGGTCTATGCGCGCAATATCATCGCCGAACATTCCGCCAACCCGCGTATGCTGATCATTCATGAGGTGATGGGCAGACATTGCGGCTGGCTGACGGCGGCAACTGCTGACGCGCACCATCGCTGGGTGAAGTCTGCGCCCTTTGCCGAATGGCCAGAGAATGCCGCCGCGCGCTGGGATGTGCACGGTGTGTTCGTGCCTGAGCGTCCGTTTGACATCGCTGCCGAGGCGAAGCGCTTGCGCGCGACCATGGACGCGCAGGACGGGGTGAACCTGTTCATTTCAGAAGGCGCCGGCGTGGCCGAGATTGTCGCCGCGATGGAGGCGGCGGGCGAGGAAGTGCCGCGCGATCCATTCGGCCATGTAAAGCTCGACAAGATCAATCCGGGGCAATGGTTTGGAGAGCGCTTTGCCGAGGAAATCGGCGCGGAAAAGGTGCTGGTGCAAAAGAGCGGCTACTTCTCGCGCTCGGCCCCCGCGAATGCCGTCGATCTAGAGCTGATCAAGGCGTGCACAGACTATGCCGTCGAAGCGGCGCTGCGCGGCGAACCCGGCGTGATCGGTCAGGACGAAGAACGCGGCGATGAAATGCGCGCGATCGAGTTTGAGCGGATCAAGGGCGGCAAGACTTTCGACACAACACTGCCTTGGTTTGCCGAGCTGCTGCGCGATCTGGGGCAGGATTGA